The following coding sequences are from one Macadamia integrifolia cultivar HAES 741 unplaced genomic scaffold, SCU_Mint_v3 scaffold2287, whole genome shotgun sequence window:
- the LOC122066195 gene encoding uncharacterized protein LOC122066195, whose protein sequence is MTGLNAQINVVPNVAPTTIPQAQQVSALRAHHTTHPEGSNIHYAPRPDAPLTQGQMTSQSQSILPIPMDNVKVMEMFQKFRPPYFGGIAQDPLAPTKWVEGMEMAFKVMTLTKEQKLMCADYQLQIEANAWWKSTEHILVALQPNLTWDHFKVAFYNNYFPDSVRERKETEFMELKQGSNSVLEYQQDFEKLFFALEHLKGNQAKAKRFEKGLRPTIGVVLVAQYLHSYTQVVQAAKSIEDK, encoded by the coding sequence ATGACGGGTCTAAATGCACAGATCAATGTTGTTCCTAATGTTGCTCCTACCACTATTCCCCAGGCACAACAAGTCTCAGCACTAAGGGCTCACCACACAACCCACCCAGAAGGCTCTAATATACATTATGCGCCACGACCTGATGCACCACTAACACAGGGGCAAATGACATCACAGAGCCAATCCATACTGCCTATACCTATGGACAATGTGAAAGTGATGGAAATGTTCCAAAAGTTTAGGCCTCCCTACTTTGGTGGGATTGCGCAGGACCCTTTGGCacccaccaaatgggtagagggaatGGAGATGGCATTTAAGGTAATGACCCTCACTAAAGAACAGAAACTGATGTGTGCCGACTACCAACTACAAATTGAGGCAAATGCATGGTGGAAGTCCACTGAACACATCCTAGTGGCCCTACAACCTAACCTCACATGGGACCACTTTAAAGTGGCATTCTACAACAATTACTTCCCAGATagtgtgagggagaggaaggaaacagaGTTCATGGAGCTGAAACAAGGATCCAACTCTGTATTAGAatatcaacaagattttgagaagttgttcttTGCACTTGAGCATTTGAAGGGGAATCAGGCAAAGGcaaagagatttgagaaagggttaagacCCACTATAGGGGTTGTGTTAGTGGCTCAGTACCTCCATAGTTATACCCAAGTGGTTCAGGCTGCCAAATCCATTGAGGACAAATAA